Proteins co-encoded in one Chrysemys picta bellii isolate R12L10 chromosome 13, ASM1138683v2, whole genome shotgun sequence genomic window:
- the LOC135975132 gene encoding maestro heat-like repeat-containing protein family member 1, with protein MLGASSFMTVQVRRAAMFLLFELMSMFQAGSGRFWNNYKTEMLLYVEDHKTCFCQREWEQQLLQFLEDLLFFISDHTWLGCFITSIRRQLAYGDKRPGDKSFLYKCWGTVMMFFPAESIKPQLWLLVEMVDFREEEEREGFARALGLCARQQLDEIFAILEHWEEFVSRVQLQPSAGGSLEEPASIEQLRSLLLLTYGHVVHSGPTDLILETIGFNILAPMRQHYFLSPHEMLRGKDRARLQSPDHQHALLAISYIGKFEPRLSKEQEDETIGTCITSAMIQRPALAKLRGTEVAKSSALRAESLQELPWEGLDLVLQTFLEQHLTPTTLLHLFLHLQPWICSPRAQERSRAVRASARLFMFYRFKAITEDLKPMVEQGYMAGLLTSQAFDAQEATRYWASQALYWLFTPCKAVVYTKTGAVVSVLSKTQKDASCRENPVHVAMLIAKHLQSSDLMPFSFTLLVGLLEKEECADQLAGVMEAVLREQESELQGQVQDLQAALSYTLSPPRGGRLSEGTRDILHLLARQHTKTAVSILLKMPWPYKRPSKAIWRFLGADPMLTREVLHILLYDSPEKGRANPGQTQDRSCPQPARLPPAVSSHRWHSALFPGCILRRATVF; from the exons ATGCTCGGTGCGTCTTCGTTTATGACGGTGCAGGTCAGAAGGGCAGCCATGTTCCTCCTCTTCGAGCTGATGAGCATGTTCCAGGCCGGGTCGGGCCGGTTCTGGAATAACTACAAGACGGAAATGCTCCTCTACGTGGAAG ATCACAAGACCTGCTTCTgccagagggagtgggagcagcagctgctgcag TTCCTGGAAGACCTTCTCTTTTTCATCTCGGACCACACCTGGCTGGGTTGTTTCATCACTAGTATCAGGCGCCAGCTGGCCTACGGTGATAAGCGGCCCGGTGACAAG AGCTTTCTCTACAAGTGCTGGGGCACCGTGATGATGTTTTTTCCAGCAGAGAGCATCAAGCCCCAGCTATGGCTTCTGGTGGAGATGGTCGATTTCCgagaagaagaggaaagagag gGATTCGCCCGAGCGCTTGGGCTGTGTGCCAGGCAACAGCTAGACGAGATTTTCGccatcctggagcactgggaagAGTTTGTCAGCAGGGTGCAGCTCCAGCCTTCTGCCGGTGGCTCTCTGGAG GAGCCAGCTTCCATCGAGCAGCTGAGaagcctcctgctcctcacctatGGGCACGTGGTCCACTCAGGCCCCACGGATCTCATCCTAGAGACCATAGGCTTCAATATCCTGGCTCCCATGCGACAACATTATTTTCTGAGCCCACAC gagatgctcagaggcAAGGACCGGGCCCGTCTGCAGAGCCCCGATCACCAGCATGCCCTGCTGGCCATCTCATACATAGG GAAATTTGAGCCTCGCCTGTCTAAGGAACAGGAGGATGAGACCATCGGGACTTGTATCACCAGCGCCATGATTCAGCGCCCAGCCCTGGCGaagctgagagggactgaggtggcAAAAAGCTCCGCTCTCCGGGCAGAG tctctccaagaactgccctgggagggcctggatcttgtgctgcagacattcctggagcagcacctgacccccaccacgctactgcatctctttctg CACTTGCAGCcgtggatctgctctccccgggcccaGGAGAGGAGCCGAGCTGTGAGAGCCAGCGCCCGGCTCTTCATGTTCTACCGCTTCAAAGCCATCACCGAG GACCTGAAACCCATGGTAGAGCAGGGCTACATGGCCGGGCTGCTGACAAGCCAGGCCTTCGATGCTCAGGAGGCCACCAGATACTGGGCATCTCAGGCTCTCTACTGGCTCTTCACGCCTTGCAAAG CTGTCGTGTACACCAAGACAGGGGCAGTGGTGAGCGTGCTGAGCAAGACGCAGAAGgatgccagctgcagagagaacccTGTCCATGTTGCTATG cttaTCGCGAAGCACCTGCAATCGAGTGACCTCATGCCCTTCAGCTTCACCCTGCTGGTGGGcctgctggagaaggaggagtgTGCAGACCAGCTGGCGGGCGTCATGGAGGCGGTGCTGAGAGAGCAAGaatcagagctgcagggccaa GTGCAGGATCTCCAGGCGGCTCTTTCCTACACACTGAGCCCACCCCGGGGGGGGCGGCTGAGTGAGGGGACGAGAGACATTCTCCACCTACTGGCCAGACAACACACCAAGACCGCGGTCAGCATCCTCCTGAAGATGCCCTGGCCTTACAAACG CCCCAGCAAGGCCATCTGGAGATTCCTAGGTGCAGACCCCATGCTGACCAGGGAGGTACTGCACATCCTGCTGTACGACAGCCCAGAGAAAGGCCGGGCTAACCCTGGGCAgacccaggacaggagctgcccccagccagcccggctgcccccggcGGTAAGTTCCCATCGCTGGCATTCAGCCCTCTTTCCCGGCTGCATTCTGCGCAGGGCCACGGTCTTCTGA
- the LOC135975133 gene encoding maestro heat-like repeat-containing protein family member 1: MDLYDHLRRLLVRSGGTKQKAYLSPRGQLAPISEEEETPRKTSGLACVRDMDEAALRKDIGTLFPALHSMVCHLPREALEERREALDSLIHLARLFLVELLVFLFRRLNKDEEEETCASLFILDRIVQSNISEMTHNTEKLFIALGPLLQSTSIRVREALAYFIRTMGAHGLLEKSASRPLIDFLVRQCTLTLDSTVRICRDLGDGSP; the protein is encoded by the exons ATGGATCTTTACGACCACCTCCGCCGACTGCTGGTCCGGTCTGGAG GCACCAAGCAAAAGGCCTATTTGTCACCCAGGGGACAGCTCGCCCCAATCAGCGAGGAGGAGGAAACGCCAAGGAAGACCAGC GGCCTTGCTTGCGTGAGGGACATGGATGAGGCTGCCCTGAGGAAGGACATTGGCACCCTCTTCCCAGCACTCCACTCCATG GTGTGTCATCTCCccagagaggccctggaggaGCGGAGAGAGGCCCTGGACTCTCTGATCCATCTGG ctcgctTGTTCCTGGTGGAGCTGCTTGTGTTCCTGTTCAGGAGGCTGAAcaaggacgaggaagaggagaccTGTGCCAGTCTCTTCATTCTGGACCGGATAGTCCAATCCAACA TTTCCGAAATGACGCACAATACCGAGAAGCTGTTCATAGCCCTGGGTCCACTCCTGCAGAGCACAAGCATACGG GTCAGAGAAGCCCTTGCTTATTTTATAAGGACAATGGGGGCGCATGGGCTCTTGGAGAAATCTGCCTCAAGACCCTTAATTGACTTCTTGGTGCGTCAGTGCACCCTGACCCTCGACAGCACGGTAAGAATCTGCAGAGACCTTGGTGACGGGAGTCCGTGA